Proteins encoded in a region of the Pigmentiphaga litoralis genome:
- a CDS encoding hydantoinase B/oxoprolinase family protein: MNTKVSMPSAHAITAGDAASIGSVPSLDRAAAVIDPASLEILRMQLEGIADRMQDALVRSAISSIAREGMDCAAAIFLPDGRVIAQARSLPLLLGSMIPAVAGILNAFPLQCMRDGDALLMNDPWSGGTHLPDMVMIKPVMLDGAVVALTAAILHHQDIGGSTPGSLPPDATDVFVEGLRLPPVRWRQGGQIDPGLRAVLAANSRTPDNLLGDLDAQWAAISLGEREVQELARAQGGVFAPGCDALIQQAERMTRAALAALPDGVFTRADRLDARGTPPGKLPIHAAGNSLGNAPGDASSHAPGHTPGNTPGHTPGVTLHVTLTKTGDRLHIDFTGSSPQAAAPINAPPAAILAALFFFMRTLAPDAPSNQGCLMAADWVLPQGSIVNPRFPAAVNARTATVKLACNTLLAAWAKADPARASAPNSGVAVVMAVGGKDAAGRPYFFTEIIAGGAGAGPAGAGASGISTDVGNGKNLPVEMLESQAPLRLETYRRRRGSGGAGRHAGGDGVVRTYLLLEGEATVSYRGERHDAGAPGAQGGAAGAPSRAQVVRRDGSIEPLASKTRFIWRAGDRLTIETAGGGGWGAP, encoded by the coding sequence ATGAATACCAAGGTGTCCATGCCGTCAGCCCACGCCATCACCGCAGGCGATGCCGCGTCTATCGGCAGCGTGCCGTCCCTTGACCGCGCTGCAGCCGTCATCGACCCGGCCTCCCTCGAAATCCTGCGCATGCAGCTCGAAGGCATCGCCGACCGCATGCAGGACGCGCTGGTGCGATCGGCCATTTCGTCCATCGCTCGCGAAGGCATGGACTGCGCCGCCGCCATCTTCCTGCCTGACGGCCGGGTGATCGCGCAGGCGCGTTCGCTGCCCCTGCTGCTTGGCAGCATGATCCCGGCCGTCGCGGGCATTCTGAACGCCTTTCCCCTGCAGTGCATGCGTGACGGCGACGCGTTGTTGATGAATGATCCGTGGTCAGGCGGCACGCATTTGCCGGACATGGTCATGATCAAGCCTGTCATGCTGGACGGGGCGGTCGTCGCGCTGACTGCCGCCATCCTGCATCACCAGGACATCGGCGGCAGCACGCCGGGTTCCTTGCCGCCGGATGCCACCGATGTGTTCGTGGAAGGCCTGCGCCTGCCGCCAGTGCGGTGGCGGCAAGGTGGCCAGATCGATCCCGGCCTGCGCGCCGTACTGGCTGCCAACAGCCGCACGCCTGACAACTTGCTGGGCGATCTGGATGCGCAATGGGCCGCGATCTCATTGGGCGAGCGTGAGGTGCAGGAGCTGGCGCGCGCACAGGGCGGGGTGTTTGCGCCGGGCTGCGATGCACTGATCCAGCAGGCCGAACGAATGACTCGGGCCGCCCTGGCGGCCTTGCCGGACGGCGTATTCACGCGCGCTGACCGGCTCGACGCACGCGGTACCCCGCCGGGCAAGCTGCCCATTCATGCAGCCGGTAACTCGCTCGGCAACGCACCGGGCGACGCATCCAGCCATGCGCCCGGCCACACCCCCGGCAACACCCCCGGCCACACCCCCGGCGTCACCCTCCACGTCACCCTGACCAAAACCGGCGATCGCCTGCACATCGACTTTACGGGATCGTCCCCGCAGGCCGCGGCTCCCATCAACGCACCGCCCGCCGCCATCCTGGCCGCGCTGTTCTTCTTCATGCGAACGCTCGCACCCGATGCCCCCAGCAACCAGGGCTGCCTGATGGCGGCCGACTGGGTGCTGCCCCAAGGGTCGATCGTCAACCCGCGTTTTCCGGCGGCAGTCAACGCGCGCACGGCCACGGTCAAGCTCGCCTGCAACACGCTGCTGGCGGCGTGGGCCAAGGCCGACCCGGCGCGTGCGTCCGCGCCCAATTCCGGGGTCGCGGTGGTGATGGCGGTGGGCGGCAAAGACGCCGCGGGCCGCCCGTATTTCTTTACCGAGATCATTGCGGGCGGCGCGGGCGCGGGTCCGGCCGGCGCGGGCGCCAGTGGCATCTCCACCGATGTGGGCAATGGCAAGAACCTGCCGGTCGAAATGCTGGAGAGCCAGGCGCCGCTGCGCCTTGAAACCTATCGCCGCCGCCGCGGATCGGGGGGCGCAGGGCGCCATGCCGGTGGCGACGGCGTGGTGCGCACCTACCTGCTGCTGGAAGGCGAGGCCACGGTGTCGTACCGCGGCGAGCGGCACGACGCCGGCGCGCCTGGTGCGCAGGGTGGAGCCGCCGGTGCGCCGTCGCGCGCCCAGGTCGTCCGCCGTGACGGCAGCATCGAGCCGCTGGCATCGAAGACACGATTCATTTGGCGCGCTGGCGATCGGCTCACGATCGAAACGGCGGGCGGTGGCGGCTGGGGTGCGCCATGA
- a CDS encoding hydantoinase/oxoprolinase family protein yields MSGALRADASGWEVAVDVGGTFVDVIAVSPDGVVHASKHARRGAAPAEAVLAAVDTVASVQGFRGADVTRWLHGTTIATNLLLEQDAAPVGVLVPRGFADVLTLGRQSRRDLYASHVGVQTPVDLMPEDLRVEIDGRLGADGREVEPLTRSSVVDALSALHAAGVRSVAICLLFSHCNPAHERQVAAWCAEWSPALQVSLSSDVDPRPREFERWLTTAMDAYVKPGVSAYLQALKAGLAQRGYPAPWVMRSFGGIAPVDDCAALPIALAMSGPAAAVNGVARMIDPATAASAAISIDIGGTSSDLSLLEQGAARYTQALAVGHLDLRVRSLDIVSIPLGGGSIVRVNAAGALRIGPDSAGARPGPAAYAQGGTLATVTDCLVVLGLLPERLASGLMLDRGKAEAAVNDSVAAPLGLSITAAAAAALAVANASLAEAIKRTAFAAGVNPREVTLVAAGGGGGLHVAEAAALVGARRVVVPPLPGVAAAYGLLRSPRIAMKEAAMSGVLDDEDVLPAVEALLRELTAALPAGSAAGHSERVVDSFIDVGYLGQEFALEVAYTPGVDTAATLAARFDHVHTRVRGQAFSGGHRVHAVRAVARWAPAARSLTLTTKAHAGRASGNSLISSTGLPRAEGSPVSDTLSLQLPGVPSCAVFARAALAAHDTGIGPALVTALDTTIWIPPSWRWTVDDDGVLILEAP; encoded by the coding sequence ATGTCCGGGGCGCTCCGGGCCGACGCCTCTGGCTGGGAAGTCGCGGTCGATGTCGGCGGCACCTTCGTTGACGTGATCGCCGTGTCGCCCGACGGTGTCGTGCACGCGTCCAAACACGCACGGCGCGGCGCGGCGCCGGCCGAGGCTGTGCTGGCTGCGGTGGATACGGTGGCTTCCGTGCAGGGCTTTCGGGGCGCCGACGTGACCCGATGGTTGCACGGGACAACGATCGCCACGAACCTGCTGCTCGAACAAGATGCCGCGCCGGTCGGCGTGCTGGTGCCACGCGGATTCGCCGATGTGCTGACCCTGGGCCGCCAGAGCCGCCGCGATCTGTACGCAAGCCATGTCGGCGTGCAGACTCCGGTTGATCTGATGCCCGAAGACTTGCGGGTCGAGATCGACGGCAGGCTTGGTGCGGATGGCAGAGAGGTCGAACCACTGACCCGGTCGTCGGTCGTTGACGCCCTGTCCGCGCTGCACGCCGCCGGGGTGCGCAGCGTGGCGATCTGCCTGCTGTTCTCCCACTGCAATCCGGCGCATGAACGCCAGGTGGCCGCATGGTGCGCCGAGTGGTCGCCAGCCTTGCAGGTGTCCTTGTCGAGCGACGTGGACCCGCGCCCCCGCGAATTCGAACGCTGGCTGACCACGGCCATGGACGCCTACGTTAAGCCGGGCGTGTCGGCTTACCTGCAGGCGTTGAAGGCCGGCCTGGCGCAGCGCGGCTACCCGGCGCCCTGGGTCATGCGGTCATTCGGCGGCATTGCGCCCGTCGATGATTGCGCGGCCTTGCCGATCGCGTTGGCCATGTCCGGACCGGCGGCGGCAGTCAATGGCGTCGCGCGCATGATCGATCCCGCCACGGCCGCGTCGGCGGCGATCAGTATCGACATTGGTGGCACCAGCTCGGATCTGAGCCTGCTCGAGCAAGGCGCCGCGCGCTACACGCAAGCCTTGGCGGTCGGCCACCTGGACCTGCGCGTGCGGTCGCTGGACATCGTTTCCATCCCCTTGGGGGGTGGCAGCATCGTGCGCGTGAACGCGGCCGGTGCGTTGCGGATCGGTCCGGATTCGGCCGGCGCGCGGCCGGGTCCGGCGGCCTATGCGCAAGGCGGAACGCTGGCGACGGTGACCGATTGCCTGGTCGTGCTCGGTCTGTTGCCCGAACGGCTGGCCAGCGGCCTGATGCTCGATCGCGGCAAGGCCGAGGCGGCGGTCAACGACAGTGTGGCGGCGCCTTTGGGACTGTCGATCACGGCTGCGGCGGCAGCCGCCCTGGCCGTGGCCAATGCGTCGCTTGCCGAAGCCATCAAACGCACGGCCTTTGCGGCCGGCGTGAATCCGCGCGAGGTGACCCTGGTTGCCGCGGGCGGAGGCGGGGGCCTGCACGTGGCCGAGGCCGCCGCCCTGGTCGGTGCGCGGCGTGTGGTCGTGCCACCCCTGCCCGGCGTGGCCGCTGCCTACGGCCTGCTGCGCAGTCCGCGCATTGCGATGAAAGAGGCGGCAATGTCGGGTGTGCTGGATGACGAGGACGTGCTGCCTGCCGTCGAAGCGTTGTTGCGGGAGCTGACGGCCGCCTTGCCCGCGGGCAGCGCCGCGGGTCACTCGGAACGCGTCGTCGACAGCTTTATCGACGTGGGGTATCTGGGCCAGGAGTTCGCACTGGAAGTCGCGTACACGCCGGGCGTGGATACGGCGGCCACCTTGGCGGCGCGCTTTGATCACGTGCACACGCGCGTGCGCGGCCAGGCGTTTTCTGGCGGGCATCGGGTGCATGCGGTGCGTGCCGTGGCACGATGGGCGCCGGCGGCCAGATCGTTGACGTTGACAACGAAGGCGCATGCCGGCAGGGCGTCGGGCAACTCGTTGATATCGTCAACTGGACTGCCTCGCGCAGAAGGAAGCCCTGTGTCAGATACCCTGTCGCTGCAACTGCCAGGCGTGCCGTCCTGCGCCGTGTTCGCGCGCGCGGCACTCGCCGCGCACGACACCGGCATCGGCCCGGCGCTTGTCACTGCCCTGGACACGACTATCTGGATTCCGCCGTCGTGGCGATGGACCGTCGATGACGACGGCGTGCTGATCCTGGAGGCACCATGA
- a CDS encoding NAD(P)/FAD-dependent oxidoreductase, whose protein sequence is MHVVVIGTGIVGVCTAAWLQRDGHQVTFLDPREAGEACSFGNAGSLSPSACLPVGMPGMWKKVPGWLLDPLGPLTVRGTYLPAAMPWLLRFLRHSSPAEVVRIATAMRNLLAPIFDNYGPLLAHANAQGLVRRSGCLYVYSGREIARQWQWGMDLRRRLGVEMRDVAQDELETLEPDLRGKFRFGILAPENGSTLDPSELVKALYAQCIRDGASKVSDLATGFVRRGDTVTGVRLAEGDVLDCDGVVIAAGAWSGSLTRMLGTRIPLETQRGYHVTVNSSNLQLKHTVMAVEHNMMVNPMAKGLRLAGSVEFAGLKAPPDYRRSAVLLSRGKDMFPHLDASRSTEWMGHRPCLPDSMPVIDRAPRVSNVWLGFGHGHVGMCGGATTGRELANLVAGRPTGVDLSPFSAARF, encoded by the coding sequence ATGCATGTTGTAGTTATCGGAACCGGGATCGTTGGCGTCTGCACAGCAGCCTGGCTGCAGCGCGACGGCCACCAGGTCACCTTCCTGGATCCGCGCGAGGCGGGCGAAGCCTGTTCCTTCGGCAATGCCGGATCCCTGTCGCCCAGCGCCTGCCTGCCCGTCGGCATGCCGGGCATGTGGAAAAAGGTGCCGGGCTGGCTGCTGGATCCGCTGGGGCCGTTGACGGTTCGCGGCACCTATCTGCCTGCGGCCATGCCCTGGCTGCTGCGCTTCTTGCGGCATTCCAGCCCGGCTGAAGTCGTCCGGATCGCCACCGCCATGCGCAATCTGCTGGCGCCCATCTTCGACAATTACGGCCCCCTGTTGGCGCACGCCAACGCGCAGGGACTGGTGCGCCGGTCGGGCTGTCTGTACGTGTATTCGGGACGCGAGATCGCGCGGCAGTGGCAGTGGGGCATGGACCTGCGGCGCCGCCTGGGCGTCGAGATGCGGGACGTGGCGCAAGACGAACTGGAAACGCTGGAACCCGACCTGCGCGGCAAATTCCGCTTCGGCATCCTGGCGCCCGAAAACGGGTCCACGCTGGATCCGTCGGAACTGGTCAAGGCTTTGTATGCGCAGTGCATACGCGACGGCGCAAGCAAGGTGTCCGACCTGGCGACCGGTTTCGTGCGGCGGGGCGATACGGTGACGGGCGTCCGGCTGGCAGAGGGCGACGTGCTGGATTGCGATGGCGTCGTGATTGCGGCCGGGGCATGGTCAGGGTCGCTGACTCGCATGCTGGGCACACGCATCCCGCTGGAGACGCAGCGCGGCTACCACGTGACCGTCAACAGCTCGAATCTTCAGCTGAAGCACACGGTCATGGCGGTCGAACACAACATGATGGTCAACCCGATGGCCAAGGGCTTGCGGCTGGCCGGGTCGGTTGAATTCGCGGGGCTCAAGGCGCCGCCCGACTATCGCCGGTCCGCCGTGCTGCTGTCGCGGGGCAAGGACATGTTCCCGCATCTGGACGCCAGCCGCAGCACCGAGTGGATGGGCCATCGGCCGTGCCTTCCGGACAGCATGCCGGTGATTGATCGCGCACCGCGTGTGTCAAATGTCTGGCTGGGATTTGGCCACGGCCATGTGGGCATGTGCGGCGGGGCAACCACCGGGCGCGAGCTGGCGAACCTGGTGGCAGGGCGGCCGACCGGCGTGGACCTGTCGCCGTTTTCTGCGGCGCGGTTCTAG
- the lpxO gene encoding lipid A hydroxylase LpxO: MKWVIIALYLGCIAYVHLRGRVRLRFFRQLFDHSSIVAPINVFMYMFSRVPAIPYIPADRLPALKALDDNWEIIRDEAVNLREAQRIRAAAKNNDAGFNSFFKSGWKRFYLKWYEAEHPSAGEFCPKTVEILRGIPEVKAAMFAELPPGATLNKHRDPFAGSLRYHLGLETPNDDRCFIEVDGQRYSWRDGESVVFDETFIHWAQNGSDKDRIILFCDVERPLKTRWAQAFNHWFGRKVMTAASSPNEDGDKTGLINKLFYVVWVGGQYRRKLKNWNRTVYHLTKAALIVGVVALIIVI; this comes from the coding sequence ATGAAATGGGTCATCATCGCGCTCTATCTCGGCTGCATTGCCTACGTGCATTTGCGCGGCCGGGTGCGACTGCGTTTCTTCCGCCAGCTGTTCGATCATTCGTCGATCGTCGCGCCGATCAACGTGTTCATGTACATGTTTTCGCGCGTGCCGGCCATTCCGTACATTCCGGCCGACCGTCTGCCGGCGCTCAAGGCGCTGGATGACAACTGGGAAATCATCCGTGACGAAGCCGTCAATCTGCGCGAGGCGCAGCGCATTCGCGCCGCCGCCAAGAACAATGACGCGGGCTTCAATTCCTTCTTCAAGTCGGGCTGGAAACGGTTCTACCTGAAGTGGTACGAGGCCGAGCATCCGTCGGCGGGCGAATTCTGCCCCAAGACGGTGGAAATCCTGCGCGGGATTCCCGAGGTGAAGGCGGCCATGTTTGCCGAACTGCCGCCGGGCGCGACCCTGAACAAGCATCGCGATCCGTTCGCCGGATCGCTGCGGTATCACCTGGGCCTGGAAACGCCGAATGATGACCGCTGCTTTATCGAGGTCGATGGCCAGCGCTACAGCTGGCGCGATGGCGAAAGCGTGGTGTTCGACGAGACCTTCATCCACTGGGCGCAGAACGGGTCCGACAAGGACCGCATCATCCTGTTCTGCGACGTGGAACGGCCGCTCAAGACACGCTGGGCGCAAGCCTTTAACCACTGGTTCGGCCGCAAGGTCATGACAGCAGCCAGCTCGCCAAACGAAGACGGGGACAAGACCGGCCTGATCAACAAGCTGTTCTACGTGGTGTGGGTGGGCGGCCAGTATCGGCGCAAGTTGAAGAACTGGAACCGCACGGTGTATCACCTGACGAAGGCCGCGCTGATTGTGGGTGTGGTGGCGCTGATCATCGTGATCTGA
- a CDS encoding quinone oxidoreductase family protein produces MPKAIRIDAYGGPEVLKLVEVDVPKPEAGEVRIRQHAVGLNFIDIYYRTGLYKGSLPSGLGFEGAGVVDAVGPRVRHLKVGDRVAYGQSPLGAYAEVRNVPAAQVVKLPDGISFEEGAAIMLKGLTAQYLFRQTYRLQGNETILFHAAAGGVGLIACQWAKALGVKMIGTASTPEKAALAKANGAWAVIDYSKENVAERVLELTKGKKVPVVYDGVGKDTWETSLDCLQQRGLMVSFGNASGPVTGVNLGILAQKGSLFVTRPMVGHHVNTLEKMQAAADDLFALVLARKIKVRIEQRFRLENIGEAHEALATRKTTGSTVLTLD; encoded by the coding sequence ATGCCCAAGGCAATTCGTATCGACGCGTACGGTGGCCCCGAAGTACTCAAGCTGGTCGAGGTCGATGTTCCCAAGCCGGAAGCTGGCGAGGTCCGTATCCGTCAACATGCCGTGGGCCTGAACTTCATCGACATCTATTACCGTACGGGTCTGTACAAGGGCTCGCTGCCATCGGGTCTGGGCTTCGAAGGCGCCGGCGTGGTGGATGCGGTGGGTCCGCGCGTCAGGCATCTGAAGGTCGGCGACCGGGTGGCCTACGGCCAGAGCCCGCTGGGCGCCTACGCCGAAGTGCGCAACGTGCCGGCCGCGCAGGTCGTCAAGCTGCCCGATGGCATCAGTTTCGAAGAAGGCGCGGCCATCATGCTCAAGGGCCTGACCGCGCAATACCTGTTCCGTCAGACCTACCGCCTGCAAGGCAACGAGACGATCCTGTTCCACGCGGCTGCCGGCGGCGTGGGCCTGATCGCCTGCCAGTGGGCCAAGGCGCTGGGCGTCAAGATGATCGGTACGGCGTCCACCCCGGAAAAGGCGGCGTTGGCCAAGGCCAATGGCGCGTGGGCCGTGATCGACTACAGCAAGGAAAACGTGGCCGAGCGCGTGCTGGAACTGACCAAGGGCAAGAAAGTGCCGGTGGTCTATGACGGCGTGGGCAAGGACACCTGGGAAACCTCGCTGGACTGCCTGCAGCAGCGCGGCCTGATGGTCAGCTTCGGCAATGCGTCGGGGCCGGTCACGGGCGTGAACCTGGGTATCCTTGCGCAGAAGGGATCGCTGTTCGTGACCCGGCCGATGGTCGGCCACCACGTCAACACCCTGGAAAAGATGCAGGCCGCCGCTGACGACCTGTTCGCGCTGGTGCTGGCCAGGAAGATCAAGGTCCGCATCGAACAGCGGTTCCGCCTGGAAAACATTGGCGAGGCGCACGAAGCGCTCGCCACAAGAAAAACGACGGGTTCGACGGTGCTGACGCTGGACTGA
- the upp gene encoding uracil phosphoribosyltransferase: protein MKTDPRFPNMFILDHPLIQHKLTLMRDKETSTRTFRQLLRELTLLMGYDVTRNLPLTTRQVETPMTTMDAPVIAGKKLAVVPVLRAGIGMADGLLDLVPSARIGHIGLYRDADLRPVEYLVRLPELEGRTFILCDPMIGTGYSAAHAVDVLKKRGVPACDILFLALVASPEGMKVYCDLHPDVPIYIAALDDHLDENAYIVPGLGDAGDRLFGTKH from the coding sequence ATGAAGACAGATCCCCGCTTCCCGAACATGTTCATCCTCGATCACCCGTTGATCCAGCACAAACTCACGTTGATGCGTGACAAAGAGACGTCTACCCGGACGTTTCGCCAGTTGCTGCGCGAGCTGACCCTGTTGATGGGCTATGACGTGACGCGCAATCTGCCGCTCACCACCCGCCAGGTCGAAACGCCCATGACCACCATGGACGCCCCGGTGATCGCCGGCAAGAAGCTGGCGGTGGTGCCGGTGCTCCGTGCGGGTATCGGCATGGCCGACGGCCTGCTGGATCTGGTGCCGTCGGCGCGCATCGGCCACATCGGCCTGTACCGCGACGCCGACTTGCGGCCAGTCGAATACCTGGTGCGCCTGCCCGAACTGGAAGGCCGCACCTTCATTCTGTGCGACCCGATGATAGGCACGGGCTACTCGGCCGCCCACGCCGTCGACGTGCTGAAGAAACGCGGCGTGCCCGCCTGCGACATCCTGTTCCTGGCGCTGGTCGCGTCCCCCGAAGGCATGAAGGTCTATTGCGACCTGCACCCCGATGTGCCGATCTACATTGCGGCGCTGGACGACCACCTGGACGAAAACGCCTACATCGTGCCTGGCCTGGGCGATGCCGGCGACCGCCTGTTCGGCACCAAGCACTGA
- a CDS encoding AI-2E family transporter — MIPSPQARRFDTPQLCLFASWAIMAIGLIGILYLHLLLALLAGLLVYQLVHTLAPLMQRRFSDERARLIAVAFLAAVIIGLLTAAVLAGVAFMRSEAARLPMLYDRLTAIIAQARLQLPGFVVDYLPDNPAEIRAAVTDWVTEHTQQLQVAGKGAITAFVHLLIGMVLGAMIALQQTQPGHVRKPLALELGGRAELLSNAFQRVVFAQVRISLLNTAFTALFLLVALPLFGVKLPLSKTLVLVTFVVGLLPVVGNLISNTLIVLVGISVSLSVGIAALVFLILIHKLEYFLNARIVGARIQASSWEILLAMLVLEAAFGVPGLVAAPIYYAYLKSELARRQLV; from the coding sequence ATGATCCCCAGCCCGCAGGCGCGCCGTTTCGACACCCCACAGCTGTGTCTGTTCGCCAGTTGGGCGATCATGGCCATCGGCCTGATCGGGATCCTGTATCTGCACCTGCTGCTGGCGCTGCTGGCCGGACTGCTGGTCTATCAGCTGGTGCACACGCTGGCGCCGTTGATGCAGCGCCGGTTTTCGGACGAACGCGCCCGGCTGATCGCGGTGGCCTTCCTGGCGGCCGTCATCATCGGCCTGCTGACAGCCGCCGTGCTGGCGGGCGTGGCGTTCATGCGCAGCGAAGCCGCGCGGCTGCCGATGCTGTATGACCGGCTGACGGCCATCATCGCGCAGGCGCGGTTGCAGCTGCCAGGCTTTGTGGTGGACTACCTGCCCGACAACCCGGCCGAGATCCGCGCTGCCGTGACCGACTGGGTGACCGAGCACACCCAGCAACTGCAGGTCGCAGGCAAGGGCGCCATTACCGCCTTTGTCCATCTGTTGATCGGGATGGTGCTCGGCGCCATGATTGCCTTGCAGCAGACTCAGCCGGGCCATGTCCGCAAGCCGCTGGCGCTGGAACTGGGCGGCCGCGCCGAACTTCTGAGCAATGCGTTCCAGCGCGTGGTGTTTGCGCAGGTGCGCATCTCGCTGCTGAACACGGCGTTCACCGCCCTGTTTCTGCTGGTGGCCTTGCCGCTGTTCGGCGTCAAGCTGCCGCTCAGCAAGACACTGGTGCTGGTGACGTTCGTGGTGGGCCTGCTGCCCGTCGTGGGCAACCTGATCTCGAACACCCTGATCGTGCTGGTCGGCATCTCGGTCTCGCTGTCGGTCGGCATCGCGGCGCTGGTGTTCCTGATCCTGATCCACAAGCTCGAATATTTCCTGAATGCCAGGATCGTCGGCGCGCGCATCCAGGCCAGTTCCTGGGAAATCCTGCTGGCCATGCTGGTGCTGGAAGCGGCTTTTGGCGTGCCCGGACTCGTGGCCGCGCCGATCTACTACGCCTACCTGAAAAGCGAACTGGCGCGGCGGCAGCTGGTGTAG
- a CDS encoding MarR family winged helix-turn-helix transcriptional regulator, producing MVKQSSTPPLDDDAQLRQSLSRYNPDDSVGYLVKQAHVLLQRAVDAEMTAIDLTAMQWRPLIMLAMGMGDTAADLARQACVDTGAVTRMLDRLESKGLVRRVRSVEDRRVIKLELTPEGRQVAIQIPELLEAVMERLTRGFAADDIDQFKGFLRRMIANGESPAA from the coding sequence ATGGTCAAGCAATCCTCCACTCCCCCTCTCGACGACGACGCCCAGTTGCGTCAATCGCTCAGCCGCTACAACCCTGACGACAGCGTTGGCTACCTGGTCAAGCAGGCCCACGTGCTGTTGCAGCGCGCGGTCGATGCCGAAATGACCGCCATCGATCTGACCGCCATGCAGTGGCGGCCATTGATCATGCTCGCGATGGGCATGGGCGATACCGCGGCCGACCTGGCGCGCCAGGCCTGTGTGGATACCGGCGCCGTCACCCGCATGCTGGACCGGCTGGAAAGCAAGGGCCTGGTGCGGCGGGTGCGCAGTGTGGAAGACCGGCGCGTCATCAAGCTGGAACTGACGCCGGAAGGAAGGCAAGTCGCCATCCAGATTCCGGAGCTGCTTGAAGCGGTCATGGAACGCCTGACGCGCGGCTTTGCTGCGGACGACATCGACCAGTTCAAGGGTTTCCTGCGGCGGATGATCGCCAATGGGGAAAGCCCCGCCGCCTGA
- a CDS encoding efflux transporter outer membrane subunit, producing the protein MKTFLLAPLVIALAACAHMDPNGSTRRPLDVATLGAQDTPAMQWPDQQWWQRYNDPQLNALIADAVTGSPSLVTAQARLARASANASSANAALYPQANATATATRQRYTENGIVPPPLGGTIRTDARLALNLSYDFDFWNRNGSALKAALSESRAAEAETHAARNVLMSSVAASYFNLQRLFAQHAVLEDAIKQRGGVFDLTQQRFRNGIDTRVEVKQAESLLAQARADNAQVDEAIALQRNQLAALLGAGPDRVAGLQPVTLAAPSYAAPANVPLSLVGHRAEIVAARWRVEAAQRNVDVAKAAFYPDINISAFAGVSSLGFPKLLEGGSGIFGIGPAITLPIFEGGRLNANLQGRQADIDLAIASYNQAVIDAVHEVSDTLDSIRALGRQADEQRQARQATQEAYDLALQRYKAGLGNYLTVLTAQSTVLAQERLDTDLQARAFTLDVALARALGGGVALPDSLTALPPATVAATRR; encoded by the coding sequence ATGAAAACCTTCTTGCTTGCGCCGCTGGTCATCGCCCTGGCCGCTTGCGCGCATATGGACCCGAACGGCAGCACCCGCCGTCCGCTCGACGTCGCGACCCTGGGGGCGCAGGACACGCCGGCCATGCAGTGGCCCGACCAGCAATGGTGGCAGCGTTATAACGATCCCCAGCTGAATGCGCTGATCGCCGATGCCGTGACCGGCAGCCCGAGTCTGGTGACTGCGCAGGCCCGCCTGGCGCGCGCTAGTGCCAACGCCAGTTCGGCCAACGCCGCGCTGTACCCGCAGGCCAATGCCACGGCCACCGCGACGCGCCAGCGCTATACCGAAAACGGCATCGTGCCGCCGCCGCTGGGGGGCACGATCCGCACGGACGCGCGCCTGGCCCTGAACCTGAGCTACGACTTCGACTTCTGGAATCGCAACGGGTCGGCGCTGAAAGCCGCGCTGTCCGAATCGCGCGCGGCCGAAGCCGAAACCCACGCCGCCCGCAATGTGTTGATGAGTTCGGTAGCGGCGTCCTACTTCAACCTGCAGCGTCTGTTCGCGCAGCACGCGGTGCTGGAAGACGCGATCAAGCAGCGCGGCGGGGTGTTCGATCTGACCCAGCAACGTTTCCGCAATGGCATCGACACGCGCGTCGAGGTCAAGCAGGCCGAATCGCTGCTGGCGCAGGCCCGTGCCGACAACGCCCAGGTCGATGAAGCCATCGCCCTGCAACGCAATCAGCTGGCCGCCTTGCTGGGCGCCGGTCCGGACCGGGTGGCCGGGCTGCAGCCGGTGACGCTGGCGGCGCCGTCATATGCCGCGCCGGCCAACGTGCCGCTGTCGCTGGTTGGTCACCGGGCCGAAATCGTGGCCGCCCGCTGGCGTGTCGAAGCCGCGCAGCGCAACGTCGACGTAGCCAAGGCCGCCTTCTACCCGGACATCAACATCTCGGCGTTTGCCGGGGTGTCGTCGCTCGGCTTTCCCAAGCTGCTGGAAGGCGGCAGCGGCATCTTTGGTATCGGCCCGGCGATCACGCTCCCGATCTTCGAAGGGGGCCGCCTGAACGCCAACCTGCAGGGGCGGCAGGCCGACATCGATCTGGCCATCGCCAGCTACAACCAGGCCGTGATCGACGCGGTGCATGAAGTCAGCGACACCCTGGATTCCATCCGCGCGCTGGGCCGCCAGGCCGACGAACAGCGACAGGCGCGGCAGGCCACCCAAGAGGCCTACGACCTGGCGCTGCAACGCTACAAGGCAGGGCTGGGCAACTACCTGACGGTGCTGACCGCGCAAAGCACCGTGCTGGCGCAGGAAAGGCTGGATACCGATCTGCAGGCGCGCGCTTTCACGCTGGACGTGGCGCTGGCCCGCGCGCTGGGAGGCGGCGTGGCGCTGCCCGACAGCCTGACCGCCCTGCCCCCGGCCACGGTAGCCGCCACGAGGCGCTGA